GTCCACGGCGTCCTTCAGGCAGCGTCCGCCGCTCTCGACCGGCACGACGGTGGCGCCCAGCAGACGCATCCGCACCACGTTGGGGTGCTGCTTGGCGATGTCGATGGCGCCCATGTGGATCTCGCACTCGAGGCCGAGCAGGGCCGCGGCCGTGGCGAGCGCCACCCCGTGCTGGCCGGCGCCGGTCTCGGCGATGACCTTCTTCTTGCCCATGCGCTTGGCCAGCAGCACCTCGCCGAGGGTGTGGTTGATCTTGTGGGCGCCGGTGTGGTTGAGGTCCTCGCGCTTCAGGTAGATGCGCGCGCCGCCCAGTTCGGCGGTGAGCCGCTGGGCGAGGAACAGGGGCGAGGGGCGGCCGACGTAGTCGGCGAGCAGGGCCTCGTATTCGGCGATGAAGGCCGGGTCGTCCTTGGCCTCCGCGTAGGCGGCGGCGACCTCGGCGATGGGGGCCTCGAGGTGAGGGGGCAGGAAGCGACCGCCGTGGTCGCCGAAGAAACCGGCCTCGTTGGCGTGAGTGAGCGATGTCATGTGCGGATGGTAGCGATCAGGCCACCCGCCGTGTCGGCGGCGTTCGCAGGACGGATACCCGCCGGGCCCGTCAGAGGGAGGAGATGGCCTTGTCCCAGCGTTCCACGTCGGCCGGCTCGCCCGTGACGGTGACGTCGCCGTCACGCCCGCTCAGGTGCAGCAGCAGCTCCGAGGGGAGCCCGACCAGGTGGACGACCCGTGCCCCGGTGCCCCACACGGCCTGGGCGCCGGTGTCGGAGCGGGTGACGCGGATCTGGTGACCGAACCGGAACTGGGTGCGGCGCCCCAGGACGGCCGCGATCGGCCACAGCTCCTGCTGTTCGGCCGCGGTCAGGCTCTGGTGGCGGTCGTTGGCCCGCAACACGTCCTCGTGGTGGATGAACAGCTCGCTCGTGTTGACGAGGCGGTCCAGCGGGCGCATCACCCAGCCAGGCGAACGGATCGCCTGCACGAGTGCCGGGTAGCCGAGCGTGTGCAGCGCCTCCACCTGGATCCTGCGCGTCTGCTCGGAGAACCGCTCGCTGCCGATGCCGGGTAGAGCCAGGGGCCGGTGCTCGCGGATGTACAGGTGCGCGGCCAGCTCCTGCGTCCGCCACCCCTCGCACTTCGTCGGCGCGAAGGGGCCGAGTTCGTCGAGGAGGTGGGCGAGGGCGGCGCGCTGCCGGCGGGCGAAGCTCATGCCCGACAGCCTACCCATCGTCGTCTCCGCGGGATGACTAGGCTGGACGGGTGACCCAGCTCGGAACCATCTCTGCCGTGCGCGTCGGCCGCGCCCACGATCACTCCTGGAGCGGCTCCGTGGTGCGCAGCGCAGGTCTCAAGCTCCCCGTCGAGGGTCGCGTCAGCCTCGGGCCGCTCGGCCTGGCGGGCGACGAGCAGGCCGACACCGTCCACCACGGCGGCCAGGAGAAGGCCGTCCTGTGCTACGCCGCCGCGAACTATCCGCGCTGGCGCAGCGGGGAGGGGCTGGACCTGCCGCTGGGAGCCTTCTTCGAGAACGCGACCCTGGACATCCCCGGCTGGGACGAGACGACGCTGCGGCTGGGGAGACGTGGCGGCTCGGGA
The DNA window shown above is from Tessaracoccus defluvii and carries:
- a CDS encoding TIGR03085 family metal-binding protein, which produces MSFARRQRAALAHLLDELGPFAPTKCEGWRTQELAAHLYIREHRPLALPGIGSERFSEQTRRIQVEALHTLGYPALVQAIRSPGWVMRPLDRLVNTSELFIHHEDVLRANDRHQSLTAAEQQELWPIAAVLGRRTQFRFGHQIRVTRSDTGAQAVWGTGARVVHLVGLPSELLLHLSGRDGDVTVTGEPADVERWDKAISSL
- a CDS encoding pyridoxal-phosphate dependent enzyme, with the translated sequence MTSLTHANEAGFFGDHGGRFLPPHLEAPIAEVAAAYAEAKDDPAFIAEYEALLADYVGRPSPLFLAQRLTAELGGARIYLKREDLNHTGAHKINHTLGEVLLAKRMGKKKVIAETGAGQHGVALATAAALLGLECEIHMGAIDIAKQHPNVVRMRLLGATVVPVESGGRCLKDAVDSAFGMWAADFGETMFAIGSVVGPDPFPSMVRDFQSVVGREARAQILEKECRLPPR